From the Oryza glaberrima chromosome 5, OglaRS2, whole genome shotgun sequence genome, one window contains:
- the LOC127774071 gene encoding ras-related protein Rab7-like: MASSRRRTLLKVIVLGDSGVGKTSLMNQYVNKKFRQQYKATIGADFVTKEVLIEDRLVTLQIWDTAGQERFQSLGVAFYRGADCCMLVYDVNAKRSFNALNTWHDEFLTQASPSDPKHFPFILLGNKIDIDAGNRRAIPEKKAKEWCVSKGNIPYFETSAKDDYNVDSAFLCIAKLALEHEHDQDIYFKTVAQPAPDTEHTSGCAC, translated from the exons ATGGCGTcgtcgcggaggcggacgcTGCTCAAGGTCATCGTCCTCGGCGACAGCGG GGTGGGGAAGACGTCCCTGATGAACCA ATACGTGAACAAGAAGTTTAGACAGCAGTACAAGGCGACGATCGGCGCCGATTTCGTCACCAAGGAGGTTCTCATTGAAGACAGGCTTGTCACCTTGCAG ATCTGGGACACGGCAGGACAGGAGAGGTTTCAGAGTCTCGGTGTGGCGTTCTACAGAGGTGCAGATTGCTGTATGCTAGTCTACGATGTCAATGCTAAAAGATCTTTCAATGCACTCAACACCTGGCATGATGAGTTCCTCACCCAA GCTAGCCCATCAGATCCCAAACATTTTCCCTTCATATTACTCGGCAACAAGATTGACATAGATGCCGGAAACAGACGTGCC ATCCCTGAGAAGAAAGCAAAAGAGTGGTGCGTCTCCAAAGGCAACATTCCGTATTTCGAAACCTCTGCGAAAGACGACTACAATGTTGACAGTGCTTTTCTGTGCATTGCCAAGCTTGCTCTGGAGCATGAGCATGATCAGGACAT CTACTTCAAGACTGTTGCACAACCAGCCCCTGATACTGAACATACCAGCGGATGTGCTTGCTAG